From Kaistella polysaccharea:
AATTTTTTGTGCTATTATTTATGACTTTTTCTAGGAAATTTTCTGCGCCGTCGTGTATAATTTGTAGATCCGTTTTCTTTATTTAAAGAAATTACACTTATGTTTCCATCTACTTCCAGAACAGCCAATCTTACCTCTTCAATCTTTTCAACACCATGTTCCCGAACAGCTTCTTCCAATTCATCAAAACTGACTTCCTGTTCCTTCATTTTGACATTATCTACAATCCCATCTTTAATTAAAATGACAGGATCAGATTCCACAAGACTTTTAATTTTCGGATTTTTAAAGATTACCTTTTTTACCAGAAAGTTTGCACCAAATAGTACCAATGCGGCGACCAAACCTCCTTCTAAACTTACATTAGAACCCACCATCGCATTTTGTACCGCATTCGAAATTAATAGTAGTAAAACAATATCACCCGCATTTAACTGCGAGAGCTGATTTTTCCCGAAAATGCGAATGGCCGCAAACATAAAGAGGTAGACAGCTAAACTCCTTAAAGCGACATCAAGAAATGGATTAATCATCGTAAACTTAAAATACAAAGTAAAAGAAAATAAAAAAACCGAACATTACG
This genomic window contains:
- a CDS encoding DUF421 domain-containing protein, yielding MNPFLDVALRSLAVYLFMFAAIRIFGKNQLSQLNAGDIVLLLLISNAVQNAMVGSNVSLEGGLVAALVLFGANFLVKKVIFKNPKIKSLVESDPVILIKDGIVDNVKMKEQEVSFDELEEAVREHGVEKIEEVRLAVLEVDGNISVISLNKENGSTNYTRRRRKFPRKSHK